From Micromonospora nigra, one genomic window encodes:
- a CDS encoding DUF2075 domain-containing protein, protein MSAYRTSAAGLLRSATGGTLVEVLTEQARHSGHGVSPAEKRSWARSLPVLAQDLADAGLTGVEVLVEYQLPLTSRRVDAVLAGVDPHTGDDSYLVVELKQWSYATAYEDSDTLVAVEQARGPRLHPGLQVQDYCRYLTDFLGVFGRDQRLLRGAAYLHNAVDRDVADLLDRPATEQSRIFTGQRRGQWLDHLRSRFAPASGAGAADRFLTSTVRPSRHLLAYAAAELKERSHFVLLDEQHVAYELVMHAIERARKANQKRAVVVAGGPGSGKSVIALTVLGELARRNRSVLHATGSRSFTQTLRRYAGRGSTRLQSLFKYFNSFMDAEPNDIEVLICDEAHRVRENSVNRYTPRARRDVARPQLEELISLARVPVFLLDEHQVVKPGELGSVDVISAFARRIGVDVDVVSLHDQFRCGGSEAYEEWVLDLLGLDGDEPSVWTGDGRFDVRIAESPQELEAYLADRQETGGTARMSAGYCWPWSDPGTDGTLVPDVTIGDWARPWNVKSERSVGAAPGSAFWATDPNGFGQVGCVYTAQGFEYDWSGVIIGPDLVARDGRLVTRREESKDPAFRSRRSLSDEEADRLIRNTYKVLLTRGMRGTVLYATDPQTREFLRGLVRVRRAPEIRFEVEAG, encoded by the coding sequence ATGTCGGCGTACCGTACGTCTGCTGCTGGTCTGTTGCGTTCCGCCACCGGCGGCACCCTGGTCGAGGTGCTGACGGAGCAGGCCCGGCACAGCGGCCACGGCGTGAGCCCCGCCGAGAAGCGGTCCTGGGCACGCAGCCTCCCGGTGCTCGCGCAGGATCTCGCCGACGCCGGCCTCACCGGGGTCGAGGTGCTGGTCGAGTACCAGCTTCCGTTGACGAGCCGGCGGGTCGACGCGGTACTGGCCGGCGTCGATCCGCACACCGGCGACGACTCCTACCTTGTCGTCGAACTCAAGCAGTGGTCCTACGCCACGGCCTACGAGGACTCCGACACCCTCGTCGCCGTCGAACAGGCCCGGGGGCCGCGCCTGCATCCCGGCCTGCAGGTGCAGGACTACTGCCGCTACCTCACCGACTTCCTGGGCGTGTTCGGCCGCGACCAGAGGTTGTTGCGAGGTGCCGCGTACCTGCACAACGCGGTGGACCGGGACGTCGCCGACCTGCTCGACCGGCCGGCCACGGAGCAGAGCCGGATCTTCACCGGACAACGTCGGGGGCAGTGGCTCGATCACCTGCGTAGCCGGTTCGCACCCGCCTCGGGAGCGGGCGCGGCGGATCGGTTCCTGACCAGCACCGTACGCCCCAGCCGGCACCTGCTCGCGTACGCCGCCGCCGAGTTGAAGGAACGCTCGCACTTCGTCCTGCTCGACGAGCAGCACGTGGCGTACGAGCTGGTCATGCACGCCATCGAGCGGGCCCGGAAGGCTAACCAGAAACGTGCGGTGGTGGTGGCGGGTGGACCGGGTAGCGGCAAGAGCGTCATCGCGCTGACGGTCCTCGGGGAACTCGCCCGGCGGAACAGGTCGGTGCTGCACGCCACCGGCTCCAGGTCGTTCACCCAGACGCTGCGCCGCTACGCCGGCCGGGGATCGACCCGCCTCCAGAGCCTGTTCAAGTACTTCAACAGCTTCATGGACGCCGAACCGAACGACATCGAGGTGCTGATCTGCGACGAGGCGCACCGGGTGCGGGAGAACTCGGTCAACCGCTACACCCCCAGAGCGCGCCGGGATGTCGCCCGCCCACAGTTGGAGGAACTCATCTCCCTCGCCCGGGTGCCGGTCTTCCTGCTCGACGAGCACCAGGTGGTGAAGCCGGGCGAGTTGGGCAGCGTCGACGTCATCTCCGCCTTCGCGCGCAGGATCGGCGTGGACGTCGACGTGGTCTCCCTGCACGACCAGTTTCGCTGCGGTGGCAGCGAGGCGTACGAGGAATGGGTCCTCGACCTGCTCGGCCTCGACGGTGACGAGCCGTCGGTCTGGACCGGTGACGGCCGGTTCGACGTGCGGATCGCCGAGTCGCCGCAGGAACTGGAGGCATATCTCGCCGATCGGCAGGAAACCGGTGGTACGGCCAGGATGTCGGCCGGCTACTGCTGGCCGTGGAGCGACCCGGGAACCGACGGCACGTTGGTGCCGGACGTGACGATCGGTGACTGGGCCCGGCCGTGGAACGTCAAGAGTGAACGCAGCGTCGGTGCGGCACCGGGTAGCGCGTTCTGGGCCACCGATCCGAACGGCTTCGGCCAGGTCGGCTGCGTGTACACGGCGCAGGGCTTCGAGTACGACTGGTCGGGGGTGATCATCGGCCCCGATCTGGTGGCGAGGGACGGCCGGCTGGTGACCCGCCGCGAGGAGTCGAAGGATCCGGCCTTCCGCAGTCGCAGGTCGCTGAGCGACGAGGAGGCGGACCGGCTCATCCGCAACACCTACAAGGTGCTGCTGACCCGGGGCATGCGCGGCACGGTGCTGTACGCGACCGACCCGCAGACGCGGGAGTTTCTGCGCGGACTGGTGCGGGTGCGGCGGGCCCCGGAGATCAGATTCGAGGTCGAAGCCGGGTAA
- the pglW gene encoding BREX system serine/threonine kinase PglW: MREDSPRWEQINPSAYPHEQDGLRELASYLPDAEPYHVWANVEFVGTDGSINEVDALVLTSRGLYVLELKHWQGVVGGDGQQWRRRLPGGGRRVLDSPLILANRKAKRLRSVMQQYAPHGARIPFVNAAVFLHARNMTSELDDIGRQHVYGLDGTSSRLPSLKEMLLARPVDAKHHVDAVRGRQIVELVRGAKIRPSVADRRVNQLVLHQRPFAEGIGWQDFLADHTVDTSLLRRVRFYLTSRAAEEDVPAIRRAAEREFRLLQGIHHPGIARALDLVEHPWGPAVVFDHRREWVRLDQWLGERDGRLQLAQRLQLVQDLAEIVDHAHSRRLSHRSLNPRAVYVCDPDSARPTLVVTDWQTGGRLPGTRLTSLGSPTDPASLELFFDDAVRRYQAPEAATLDELPGHQLDIFSLGALAYRIVAGREPATSAEELLAAVADGGLHLDSVADGMPFDLVKAIYDATRGDPAQRMKRIADFLAYIDMVWEKLTAPEPEPVVDPLQAHRGDVLDGGLTVLRNLGSGATAIALLVAQEGPEGRRELVLKVARDEQFADRFAAEARTVDQLRDSRVAALVQGPIKVGGRTALLLENAGPRTLAEDLRGGRLALDLLERYGRDLLEIVAFLDGQGVWHRDIKPANLASRPRPKDKQPHLCVFDFSLAAVPADQLTAGTTAYLDPFLGPPRRLRFDAAAERFAVAVTLYEMATGTLPRWGGGANPAAISDEVTLDPAAFDAAVADRLVAFFAKALARDTAHRFDTLDEMTDAWRAVFREIPEPAATDDTGVVAPLGRTSPLEATELTARARSALERLGILTVGELLDAEPSALTRARGVPDATRKEILARTRELRDLLGADAEPTPARPHAQGIEALCATLLPAETSRSAGQRATLQVLLGQTAVDGTFLRWPSQAEAARATGRQQPQISTLLRRVIGRDWQPNAALGLVRDEIVALLDARGGAMSGEEVAEALIAARGSYSAEPRRTAQAIGLVRAAVETELARGGDARLAMQRLRGSDCVLIGREPDDPGTERTAADLLGYVVRLGRRAVALAGADPLPTRARAVEELRALEPPPSGMPALSDARLLQLAAAGSGGEAAVNAQGQLYPVGMPAERALRLAAGALVGQKLDPETVRARVRTRFPHAAHLPARPALDALLRGIPLVWDAVTGRFTPPDRTSSVTGTRMRTTVGPLLEPDAAARATARLAGVIDRRGFLVALASIRRLGRARRALLDRLDLVEVDVTAILLRELRTLGFPWEAIVAADTGSSTDPDFRSLVELVQHEVVPAIDRVLAETDRPVLITEAAPLARYQQLRLIQELADPTRPRPAARLLLVPARRTEPVLLDGQQLPLTSPASQSLWLPEDWPTTPALERTTPR; encoded by the coding sequence ATGCGTGAGGACTCGCCGCGCTGGGAGCAGATCAATCCGAGCGCGTACCCGCACGAGCAGGACGGTCTGCGGGAACTGGCGTCGTACCTGCCGGACGCCGAGCCGTACCACGTCTGGGCGAACGTGGAGTTCGTCGGCACCGACGGTTCGATCAACGAGGTCGACGCGCTGGTGCTCACCTCCCGCGGCCTCTACGTGCTGGAGCTGAAGCACTGGCAGGGCGTTGTCGGCGGCGACGGCCAGCAGTGGCGACGGCGGCTGCCGGGCGGTGGCCGGCGAGTGTTGGACAGCCCGCTCATCCTCGCCAACCGCAAGGCCAAACGGCTGCGCAGCGTGATGCAGCAGTACGCCCCGCACGGTGCCCGGATCCCCTTCGTCAACGCGGCGGTGTTCCTGCACGCGCGGAACATGACGTCCGAGCTGGACGACATCGGCCGCCAGCACGTCTACGGGCTCGACGGCACGTCGTCGCGGCTGCCCAGCCTGAAGGAGATGCTGCTGGCCCGGCCCGTCGACGCGAAACATCACGTCGACGCGGTACGCGGGCGGCAGATCGTGGAGCTGGTGCGCGGCGCGAAGATCCGCCCTTCGGTGGCCGACCGGCGGGTCAACCAGCTGGTGCTGCACCAGCGGCCGTTCGCCGAGGGCATCGGCTGGCAGGACTTCCTGGCCGACCACACCGTCGACACCTCCCTGCTGCGCCGGGTGCGGTTCTATCTGACCAGCCGCGCGGCCGAGGAGGACGTGCCGGCGATCCGGCGGGCCGCCGAGCGCGAGTTCCGCCTGTTGCAGGGCATCCACCATCCGGGGATCGCGCGCGCGTTGGATCTGGTGGAGCATCCGTGGGGGCCGGCGGTCGTCTTCGACCACCGGCGGGAGTGGGTGCGCCTGGACCAGTGGCTCGGCGAGCGCGACGGCCGGCTGCAACTGGCCCAGCGGCTCCAACTCGTGCAGGATCTCGCCGAGATCGTCGACCACGCGCACTCCCGGCGGCTGTCGCACCGGTCGCTGAACCCCCGGGCGGTCTATGTCTGCGACCCGGACAGCGCCCGACCGACCCTGGTGGTGACGGACTGGCAGACCGGGGGCCGGTTGCCGGGCACCCGGCTCACCTCGCTCGGCTCACCGACCGACCCGGCCAGCCTGGAACTGTTCTTCGACGACGCGGTCCGCCGTTACCAGGCACCGGAGGCGGCCACCCTGGACGAGCTGCCGGGGCACCAGCTCGACATCTTCTCGCTGGGCGCGCTCGCCTACCGGATCGTCGCCGGCCGGGAACCGGCGACGTCGGCGGAGGAGTTGCTCGCGGCGGTGGCCGACGGCGGCCTGCACCTGGACTCGGTCGCCGACGGCATGCCGTTCGACCTGGTGAAGGCGATCTACGACGCGACCCGGGGCGACCCGGCGCAGCGGATGAAGCGGATCGCCGACTTCCTGGCCTACATCGACATGGTGTGGGAGAAGCTGACCGCCCCGGAGCCGGAGCCGGTGGTCGACCCGTTGCAGGCGCATCGCGGCGACGTGCTCGACGGCGGGTTGACGGTGCTGCGCAACCTGGGCAGCGGCGCCACCGCCATCGCCCTGCTGGTCGCGCAGGAGGGGCCGGAGGGTCGCCGGGAACTGGTGCTGAAGGTGGCCCGGGACGAGCAGTTCGCCGACCGGTTCGCCGCCGAGGCCCGCACGGTCGACCAGCTCCGCGACTCGCGGGTGGCGGCCCTGGTCCAGGGGCCGATCAAGGTCGGCGGCCGGACGGCCCTGCTGCTGGAGAACGCCGGCCCACGCACCCTCGCCGAGGATCTGCGCGGTGGCCGGCTGGCCCTGGACCTGCTGGAACGCTACGGCCGTGACCTGCTGGAGATCGTCGCCTTCCTCGACGGGCAGGGGGTGTGGCACCGCGACATCAAGCCGGCGAACCTGGCGTCCCGGCCCCGCCCGAAGGACAAGCAGCCGCATCTGTGCGTCTTCGACTTCTCGCTCGCGGCGGTGCCGGCCGACCAGCTCACCGCCGGCACGACCGCCTACCTGGATCCGTTCCTCGGGCCGCCGCGCCGGCTGCGGTTCGACGCCGCCGCCGAGCGGTTCGCCGTCGCGGTGACCCTCTACGAGATGGCCACCGGCACGCTGCCCCGGTGGGGTGGGGGCGCCAACCCGGCGGCCATCTCCGACGAGGTCACCCTCGACCCGGCCGCCTTCGACGCCGCCGTCGCCGACCGGCTGGTGGCGTTCTTCGCCAAGGCCCTGGCCCGCGACACCGCGCACCGCTTCGACACCCTCGACGAGATGACCGACGCGTGGCGGGCGGTGTTCCGGGAGATCCCGGAACCGGCGGCCACCGACGACACCGGCGTGGTCGCGCCGTTGGGCCGGACGTCGCCGCTGGAGGCCACCGAGCTGACGGCCCGCGCCCGGTCGGCGTTGGAACGGCTCGGCATCCTCACCGTGGGGGAGCTGCTGGACGCCGAACCGTCGGCGTTGACCCGGGCCCGGGGGGTGCCCGACGCCACCCGCAAGGAGATCCTGGCCCGCACCCGGGAACTGCGTGACCTGCTCGGGGCCGACGCCGAGCCGACCCCGGCCCGGCCGCACGCGCAGGGCATCGAGGCGCTCTGCGCCACCCTGCTGCCGGCGGAGACCAGCCGCAGCGCCGGGCAGCGGGCCACGTTGCAGGTGCTGCTCGGGCAGACCGCCGTCGACGGCACCTTCCTGCGCTGGCCGTCGCAGGCGGAGGCGGCCCGCGCCACCGGCAGGCAGCAGCCGCAGATCTCCACCCTGCTCAGGCGGGTCATCGGCCGGGACTGGCAGCCGAACGCCGCACTGGGCCTGGTGCGCGACGAGATCGTCGCGCTGCTCGACGCGCGGGGCGGGGCGATGTCCGGCGAGGAGGTCGCCGAGGCGCTGATCGCCGCCCGTGGCTCCTACTCCGCCGAGCCGAGGCGCACCGCCCAGGCGATCGGCCTGGTGCGCGCGGCCGTGGAGACGGAACTGGCCCGGGGCGGCGACGCCCGGCTGGCCATGCAGCGGCTGCGCGGCAGTGACTGCGTACTCATCGGTCGGGAGCCCGACGACCCGGGCACCGAGCGGACAGCCGCGGACCTGCTCGGGTACGTGGTCCGGCTCGGCCGCCGCGCGGTGGCGCTGGCCGGCGCGGACCCGCTGCCCACGCGGGCACGGGCCGTCGAGGAACTGCGGGCGTTGGAGCCGCCGCCGTCGGGCATGCCGGCGCTGAGCGACGCCCGGCTGTTGCAGCTTGCCGCCGCCGGCAGCGGCGGGGAGGCCGCCGTCAACGCGCAGGGCCAGCTCTACCCGGTGGGGATGCCCGCCGAGCGGGCGCTGCGGCTCGCGGCGGGCGCGCTGGTCGGGCAGAAACTCGACCCCGAGACGGTACGCGCCAGGGTGCGCACCCGGTTCCCGCACGCCGCGCACCTGCCGGCCCGGCCGGCGCTGGACGCGCTGCTGCGCGGGATCCCGCTGGTGTGGGACGCGGTGACGGGCCGGTTCACGCCGCCGGACCGCACCTCGTCGGTCACCGGAACCCGGATGCGTACCACGGTCGGCCCGCTGCTGGAACCCGACGCCGCCGCGCGGGCAACAGCCCGGCTGGCGGGGGTGATCGACCGGCGCGGTTTCCTGGTGGCGCTCGCCTCGATCCGCCGGCTGGGCCGGGCCCGGCGGGCGCTGCTGGACCGGCTCGACCTGGTCGAGGTCGACGTCACCGCGATCCTGCTGCGGGAACTGCGCACCCTCGGCTTCCCGTGGGAGGCGATCGTCGCCGCCGACACCGGCTCGTCGACCGACCCGGATTTCCGCTCTCTCGTGGAGTTGGTGCAGCACGAGGTGGTTCCGGCGATCGACCGGGTGCTCGCCGAGACGGACCGCCCGGTGTTGATCACCGAGGCCGCGCCGCTGGCCCGCTACCAGCAGCTCCGGCTGATCCAGGAGCTGGCCGACCCGACCCGGCCCCGCCCGGCGGCCCGCCTGCTGCTGGTGCCGGCGCGGCGCACCGAGCCGGTGCTGCTCGACGGGCAGCAACTGCCGTTGACCTCGCCGGCCAGCCAGTCGCTGTGGCTGCCCGAGGACTGGCCGACCACCCCCGCCCTGGAGAGGACCACCCCCCGATGA
- the pglX gene encoding BREX-2 system adenine-specific DNA-methyltransferase PglX — protein sequence MIALKALQGQVTALTDDLRGRVAEDSVLASSLAKEHAQAIEARRTAGTFETWLEDVLDQAAVAWVLGCVFVRFCEDNGLVEPLWIGGPEPVAPVGRAVGERQQYLIDNPRHNDRHWLRKAFGYLRGLRATGKIFDEHNPVWRFDISGAAAEKLSEFFRRGPGLVSLRVDDLDTRFLGDLYQDLSTHAKKTYALLQTPDFVEEFILDRTFEPAVKEFGLPATSVIDPTCGSGHFLLGAFARLVSKWRQREPATDVRVLTERALGQVTGVDINPFAVAIARFRLLVAAMKECGLTSLERTPAWPVRVATGDSLLHWGVTSRHQGDLLALVDGQAGFAYASEDADVLADYLREGQYTVVVGNPPYITVADSARNKLYREIYPDVCHRQYALTVPFAKRLFDLAKRSDEHGDGAGHVGQITGNAFMKREFGKKLIEDYFAHKVELTEVIDTSGAYIPGHGTPTVILIGRAKDRRHTQKVLAVLGVRGEPAQPDDPAAGLVWSAIKAGVERSETSSDWVTVIDLERRRFATHPWSLSGGGASSLVASLEATTGRMSHVIDLPVGRAIRAGADEAFMRPLGRNLRTAADARALRPLMIGEVVRDWGSSPEDAIWYPYDPSLDEAGLSVELWPWRTMLAARRTFQGSMADAGLRWWEYHQHTASAYRTPLSMAFAFVATHNHFVLDRGGKVFKQSAPVIKLAEGATEDDHLRLLGVLNSSTACFWLKQVCHDKGIRGEGGGFTSDDWEHFYEFTGTKLQEFPVPGAYPLERARLLDSLAQRLGSLTPAAVAESGVPTRKRLRAAHADYDATRARMIAVQEELDWEVYRLYGLRDDDLTCAEPPELALGERAFEIALARKNAEPEWFVRHGSTPITELPAHWPDDYRALVQRRIEVIESDRHIALIERPECKRRWATDGWDAMQAKALRGWLLDRLETPELWGDRPVPQSVAQLADRVRHDEDFRSVLELWVGRDDHDLTKTLAKLVADEHVPYLPVHRYKPSGLRKRAQWERTWAQQRLEDAGEDVQVAVPPKYTSADFVKASYWRARGKLDVPKERFISYPKAGRDGDATELLGWAGWDHLAQAQALATVYLDRKSQAAWPADRLLPLLAGIAELEPWLHQWYADERPGFPGSPAQFFTDLVDAELSQLGADRSAIERLRLS from the coding sequence ATGATCGCGCTGAAGGCGCTGCAAGGCCAGGTCACCGCCCTCACCGACGACCTGCGCGGCCGGGTGGCCGAGGATTCCGTGCTGGCGTCGTCGCTGGCCAAGGAACACGCCCAGGCGATTGAGGCGCGGCGCACGGCGGGCACGTTCGAGACCTGGCTGGAGGACGTGCTCGACCAGGCGGCGGTGGCCTGGGTGCTGGGCTGCGTGTTCGTGCGCTTCTGTGAGGACAACGGGCTGGTCGAGCCGCTGTGGATCGGCGGCCCGGAGCCGGTGGCCCCGGTCGGCCGAGCCGTGGGGGAGCGCCAGCAGTATCTGATCGACAACCCCCGGCACAACGACCGGCACTGGCTGCGTAAGGCGTTCGGCTACCTGCGCGGCCTGCGCGCCACCGGCAAGATCTTCGACGAGCACAACCCGGTGTGGCGGTTCGACATCTCCGGTGCGGCGGCCGAGAAGCTGTCGGAGTTCTTCCGGCGCGGGCCGGGCCTGGTGTCACTGCGGGTCGACGACCTCGACACCCGCTTCCTCGGCGACCTCTACCAGGATCTGTCGACGCACGCGAAGAAGACGTACGCGCTGCTCCAGACGCCGGACTTCGTGGAGGAATTCATCCTCGACCGCACCTTCGAGCCGGCGGTCAAGGAGTTCGGCCTGCCCGCCACCTCGGTCATCGACCCCACCTGCGGGTCGGGCCACTTCCTGCTGGGGGCGTTCGCCCGGCTGGTGAGCAAGTGGCGGCAGCGGGAACCGGCCACCGACGTGCGGGTGTTGACCGAGCGGGCGCTCGGGCAGGTCACCGGGGTCGACATCAACCCGTTCGCGGTGGCAATCGCCCGGTTCCGGCTGCTGGTCGCCGCCATGAAGGAGTGCGGCCTGACGTCCCTGGAACGCACGCCGGCCTGGCCGGTGCGGGTGGCGACCGGCGACTCCCTCCTGCACTGGGGCGTAACCTCGCGCCACCAGGGCGACCTGTTGGCTCTTGTCGACGGGCAGGCGGGTTTCGCCTATGCCAGCGAGGACGCCGACGTGCTCGCCGACTACCTGCGCGAGGGGCAGTACACGGTGGTGGTCGGCAACCCGCCCTACATCACCGTCGCCGACTCGGCCCGCAACAAGCTCTACCGGGAGATCTACCCCGACGTCTGCCACCGGCAGTACGCGCTGACGGTGCCGTTCGCCAAGCGCTTATTCGACCTGGCCAAGCGGTCGGACGAGCACGGCGACGGCGCGGGCCACGTCGGCCAGATCACCGGCAACGCCTTCATGAAGCGCGAATTCGGCAAGAAGCTCATCGAGGACTACTTCGCGCACAAGGTCGAGCTGACCGAGGTCATCGACACCTCGGGGGCCTACATCCCCGGCCATGGCACCCCGACGGTCATCCTGATCGGCCGCGCAAAGGACCGTCGACACACGCAGAAGGTTCTGGCGGTGCTCGGGGTTCGCGGGGAGCCCGCCCAGCCGGACGATCCGGCAGCAGGGTTGGTGTGGTCTGCGATCAAGGCGGGCGTAGAAAGATCGGAGACCAGCTCAGACTGGGTGACCGTGATCGACCTGGAACGCAGGCGGTTCGCAACGCACCCCTGGAGCCTCAGTGGCGGCGGCGCGAGCAGCCTGGTGGCCTCGCTGGAGGCCACTACTGGTCGGATGTCGCATGTCATTGACCTGCCTGTGGGCCGGGCCATCCGTGCTGGCGCGGACGAAGCCTTCATGCGACCGCTGGGTCGGAACCTGCGGACGGCGGCCGATGCCCGAGCGCTGCGTCCGCTGATGATTGGTGAAGTCGTCAGAGACTGGGGTTCATCACCAGAGGACGCGATCTGGTATCCGTACGATCCGAGTCTGGATGAGGCCGGTCTTTCCGTTGAGCTGTGGCCATGGCGGACCATGCTGGCCGCCAGGCGGACCTTCCAGGGCAGCATGGCCGACGCTGGATTGCGCTGGTGGGAATACCATCAGCACACGGCGTCCGCTTATCGGACTCCGCTGTCGATGGCGTTTGCTTTTGTGGCGACGCATAACCACTTTGTGTTGGATCGGGGTGGGAAGGTCTTCAAGCAGTCGGCACCGGTGATCAAGTTGGCGGAGGGGGCGACGGAGGACGATCACCTGCGGTTGCTCGGGGTGCTGAACAGCTCGACCGCCTGCTTCTGGCTCAAGCAGGTCTGCCACGACAAGGGCATCCGTGGGGAAGGTGGCGGCTTCACCAGCGATGACTGGGAGCACTTCTACGAGTTCACCGGGACCAAGTTGCAGGAGTTTCCGGTGCCGGGGGCGTACCCGTTGGAGCGGGCGCGGCTGCTCGACTCGCTGGCTCAGCGGCTCGGCAGCCTGACCCCGGCGGCGGTCGCGGAGTCCGGCGTGCCGACCCGGAAGCGGCTGCGGGCGGCGCATGCCGACTACGACGCGACGCGGGCGCGGATGATCGCCGTGCAGGAGGAGTTGGACTGGGAGGTCTACCGGCTCTACGGGCTGCGTGACGACGACCTGACCTGCGCCGAGCCACCGGAGCTGGCGCTGGGGGAGCGGGCGTTCGAGATCGCGCTGGCGCGGAAGAACGCCGAGCCTGAGTGGTTTGTGCGGCATGGGTCGACGCCGATCACGGAGCTGCCGGCGCACTGGCCGGATGACTACCGGGCGCTGGTGCAGCGGCGGATCGAGGTCATCGAGTCGGATCGCCACATCGCGCTGATCGAGCGGCCGGAGTGCAAGCGGCGCTGGGCCACCGACGGCTGGGACGCCATGCAGGCCAAGGCGCTGCGCGGCTGGCTGCTCGACCGGCTGGAAACGCCCGAGCTGTGGGGGGATCGGCCGGTGCCGCAGTCGGTGGCGCAGCTCGCCGACCGGGTGCGCCACGACGAGGACTTCCGTTCGGTGCTGGAGCTGTGGGTCGGCCGCGACGACCACGACCTGACGAAGACCCTCGCCAAGCTGGTCGCCGACGAGCACGTGCCCTACCTGCCGGTTCATCGCTACAAGCCGTCGGGGCTGCGCAAACGGGCGCAGTGGGAGCGCACCTGGGCGCAGCAGCGCCTGGAGGACGCGGGCGAGGACGTGCAGGTCGCCGTGCCGCCGAAGTACACCTCGGCGGACTTCGTGAAGGCGTCGTACTGGCGGGCGCGGGGCAAGCTCGACGTGCCGAAGGAGCGCTTCATCTCGTACCCGAAGGCGGGTCGGGACGGGGACGCCACGGAGCTGCTCGGGTGGGCGGGGTGGGACCACCTCGCCCAGGCCCAGGCGCTGGCGACCGTCTACCTGGACCGGAAGTCGCAGGCGGCGTGGCCGGCGGACCGGCTGCTGCCGCTGCTGGCCGGCATCGCGGAGCTGGAGCCGTGGCTACACCAGTGGTACGCCGACGAGCGCCCCGGTTTCCCCGGCTCGCCGGCCCAGTTCTTCACCGACCTGGTGGACGCGGAGCTGTCGCAGCTCGGTGCCGACCGGAGCGCCATCGAACGCCTGCGGCTGAGTTGA
- a CDS encoding DUF4352 domain-containing protein gives MTAPYDPAQNQPPAGQFPPPQAGQFPPPPPGQFPAPPAPRKRAAWLVPTLIGVGAFVVLCCGGVTVLSLTGGDGKTETTSASSGAPADTSTDPAGAAAPAESAAAPKPEKTTAAPEPAKPKSPGIGDKVRGGDFEFTVKSVKCGISQVGSEFLNTRAQGTFCRVSVTVKNVTKSAHSFHADGSLTAQDASGRNYSVDGEAGIYGNSDGQGFLDEINPGNSVTANVYFDVPKGTKLKTITLDAGLFTFAEDAVVTL, from the coding sequence ATGACGGCCCCCTACGATCCTGCCCAGAATCAGCCGCCCGCCGGGCAGTTCCCGCCGCCCCAGGCGGGCCAGTTCCCCCCGCCGCCGCCCGGCCAGTTTCCTGCACCGCCCGCCCCCAGGAAGCGTGCCGCCTGGCTGGTGCCCACCCTCATCGGTGTCGGCGCATTCGTGGTGCTGTGCTGTGGCGGCGTCACCGTGCTCAGCCTGACCGGCGGGGACGGCAAGACCGAAACCACCTCCGCCAGCAGTGGCGCTCCCGCCGACACGAGTACCGACCCTGCGGGCGCAGCCGCACCGGCGGAGAGTGCGGCGGCACCCAAGCCGGAGAAGACGACTGCGGCTCCCGAGCCGGCGAAGCCGAAGAGCCCCGGCATCGGTGACAAGGTGCGCGGCGGCGACTTCGAGTTCACCGTCAAGAGCGTGAAGTGTGGGATCTCCCAGGTGGGCAGCGAGTTCCTCAACACCAGGGCGCAGGGCACCTTCTGCAGGGTCAGCGTGACCGTCAAGAACGTCACCAAGAGCGCGCACTCCTTCCACGCCGACGGCAGTCTCACCGCCCAGGACGCCAGCGGCCGGAACTACTCGGTCGACGGGGAGGCCGGGATCTACGGCAACAGTGACGGGCAGGGTTTCCTCGACGAGATCAACCCGGGCAACTCGGTGACCGCGAACGTCTATTTCGACGTGCCGAAGGGCACCAAGCTCAAGACGATCACGCTCGACGCCGGCCTGTTCACCTTCGCCGAGGACGCCGTCGTCACCCTGTGA
- a CDS encoding DUF397 domain-containing protein encodes MVDLTDARWRKSTRSGGNGGECVEVADNLPGIVAVRDSKDPHGPALAFPASAWATFVGTIRR; translated from the coding sequence ATGGTTGATCTGACCGACGCTCGTTGGCGCAAGAGCACCCGCAGTGGCGGCAACGGCGGCGAGTGTGTCGAGGTCGCGGACAACCTGCCCGGCATCGTCGCCGTACGCGACAGCAAGGACCCACACGGCCCGGCACTCGCCTTCCCGGCGTCCGCGTGGGCCACATTCGTCGGCACGATCCGCCGCTGA